One genomic segment of Gemmatimonas aurantiaca includes these proteins:
- a CDS encoding NAD(P)H-dependent oxidoreductase subunit E, translated as MTIDPTREQAVIADLLAQTPTDAEHLLPLLLQVQAAVGFVSPQAIRQVAQAFNLSRAEVYGVVTFYHDLREAPVGDHVIQLCMAEACQAVGCRELAAHASQKLGVPLGETTADGHVHLEAGYCFGNCALGPTVRIGDRIVGGVTPARFDELLETLPGRHGNTRPVAGESAA; from the coding sequence ATGACCATCGATCCCACTCGCGAGCAGGCGGTGATTGCCGACCTGCTCGCGCAGACGCCCACCGATGCCGAACACCTGTTGCCGCTGCTGCTGCAGGTGCAGGCTGCGGTGGGCTTCGTGTCACCGCAGGCCATCCGTCAGGTGGCACAGGCCTTCAATCTCTCCCGCGCCGAGGTGTACGGCGTGGTGACCTTCTACCACGATCTGCGTGAAGCGCCGGTTGGTGATCACGTCATCCAGCTCTGCATGGCGGAAGCGTGTCAGGCGGTGGGATGTCGCGAACTCGCCGCGCATGCCTCGCAGAAGCTGGGCGTTCCCCTGGGCGAGACCACGGCGGACGGTCATGTGCATCTCGAAGCGGGTTACTGCTTCGGGAATTGTGCGCTGGGCCCGACGGTTCGCATCGGCGACCGCATCGTGGGCGGCGTGACACCGGCGCGTTTCGACGAACTGCTCGAGACCCTGCCCGGTCGGCACGGCAACACGCGGCCGGTGGCAGGAGAGTCGGCCGCATGA